A region of uncultured Carboxylicivirga sp. DNA encodes the following proteins:
- a CDS encoding acyl-CoA thioesterase produces MEYDFELEFKVRDYECDLQGIVNNSVYQNYLEHTRHEFLDSIGLNFKELYDKGVVAVVARADLSYKSPLCSNDKFVVKTRVEHKGVKYIFNQDIFRLPDNKLCLKGIITTTSLINGRLAISEDIVQAFENVIERRQ; encoded by the coding sequence ATGGAATATGATTTTGAGTTAGAATTTAAGGTTCGTGATTATGAGTGTGATTTACAGGGGATCGTTAATAATTCAGTTTACCAGAATTATCTCGAACACACACGACATGAATTTCTGGATTCAATTGGATTAAATTTTAAGGAACTGTATGATAAAGGTGTTGTGGCAGTAGTAGCACGTGCTGATTTATCCTACAAATCTCCATTGTGCAGTAATGATAAATTTGTTGTTAAGACAAGGGTGGAACACAAGGGAGTGAAATATATTTTCAATCAGGATATTTTTCGTCTGCCGGATAATAAACTTTGCCTAAAAGGCATCATCACAACAACCAGTTTAATTAACGGAAGGTTAGCAATTAGCGAAGATATTGTGCAGGCGTTTGAAAACGTAATAGAAAGAAGGCAATAA
- the ung gene encoding uracil-DNA glycosylase: protein MDVKIESSWKELLKDEFEKEYFKQLTDFVRNEYKSQTIFPPASKIFNAFDLCPVHSTRVVILGQDPYHGPEQAHGLCFSVNDGVKIPPSLVNIYKEIHADLGKAIPQSGNLERWAKQGVLLLNATLTVRAHNAGSHQKKGWEEFTDSVIKTLAQNTENIVFLLWGSYAIKKSALIDKSKHLILTSPHPSPLSAHRGFLGNKHFSKANQYLAQKGLNEIDW from the coding sequence ATGGATGTAAAAATAGAATCGAGTTGGAAAGAACTTTTAAAAGATGAATTTGAGAAAGAGTATTTCAAACAATTGACTGATTTTGTGAGAAATGAGTATAAATCACAAACTATTTTTCCTCCTGCTTCAAAAATTTTCAATGCCTTCGATCTTTGTCCCGTTCATTCAACCAGGGTAGTGATTTTAGGACAAGATCCTTACCATGGTCCAGAACAAGCTCACGGCTTATGCTTTTCAGTCAACGATGGTGTTAAAATCCCACCATCCCTGGTAAATATTTATAAGGAGATTCATGCTGATTTGGGAAAGGCAATACCGCAAAGTGGTAATCTTGAGAGATGGGCTAAACAGGGTGTATTACTACTTAATGCCACCTTAACAGTTAGGGCTCATAATGCAGGTTCTCATCAGAAGAAAGGATGGGAAGAATTTACAGACAGTGTAATAAAAACCCTGGCTCAAAATACAGAAAATATTGTTTTTCTATTATGGGGATCTTATGCTATCAAAAAATCAGCATTGATTGATAAAAGCAAACATCTGATTTTAACCTCTCCGCATCCATCGCCATTGTCTGCTCATCGCGGTTTTCTTGGAAACAAACACTTTAGTAAAGCAAATCAATACCTGGCTCAAAAAGGACTGAACGAGATTGACTGGTAA